The genomic window TAAGAAAACCGGGGTGGATAAATGTATCCTGAAAAAGAATATGAGGAGTTAATTAAGAAAATAAAGATAAAAGTAAAAGAAGAACTGAAAAAGAATAATACAAGGGAAATTTCCGGGATGAATCTGTATACGGCCGGAAAACTTGCAGATGCAGCAGTGGAAAAAGCAGAAAAAACAGGTGTAAATGTGAGTGTGGCAGTTATGGATGTTCATGGAAATCTGGTATTATTTTACAGGATGGATGATTCGGTACTGGCAGCAATAGAGGTAGCCGTGAAAAAGGCTTATACCAGTGCATCACTGAGAATTCCCTCGTCAGAGGTCTTGACGGGCGGTTTTGATAAGCTTGTGGAAACAATGGAAGGGAAAATAGCTGCTTTCGGAGGAGGACTTCCTGTAAAATGCAATGGTGTATTTATCGGAGCTATAGGAGTGAGCGGAGGGACTGCCGAAGAAGATATAAAAATAGCAGAGTATGCAATTAATGCTGTGTTTGGCTGAAAAAAGGAGGCATTAATGTTAGACGGATTACAGTTGGAAGATATAATAAAAAAAGTTATAAACGATGTGAAAAGTGAGAAGGACATAAATATTACAAGCAAAGAAAATACATGCGGAAATGGTGTCTTTAAAAACATAGAAACAGCAGTGGACAGGGCATATGAAGCACAGCAGACATATAACAGCTGCACACTTGAAAAAAGAAGAGAGATTATAAGCAGTATAAGGAAGGAACTCCTGAAATACATTGAAGAAATGGCTGGAAAAACTGTAGCTGAAACAAAAATGGGAAAAGTGAAAGATAAGATACTGAAAAATAAACTTGCTATTGAAAAAACACCCGGAGTAGAAGACCTTGCAACAGAAGTATTCACTGGTGATGATGGTCTTACACTGGTAGAACTTTCCGCCTTCGGGGTTCTGGGATCGGTAACTCCTGTTACTAATCCTACGGAAACTGTTATAAATAACACAATAGGAGCTATTGCAGGAGGAAACAGCATAGTTTTCTGCCCACACCCGTCTGCACAGAATATCTGCCTCTGGCTTATAAAAAAATTGAATGAAATAATAACAAACGCAGGAGGACCGGAAAATCTCGTGACGTCAGCAGCAGAAGCGAAAAAAGAAAATGTGGATGTATTATTTTCCCATGAAAGAATAAGTCTTCTTGTAATAACAGGAGGAACAGAGATAGTAAAGCTGGCTTTGAAAAGCGGGAAAAAAGTAATAGGTGCAGGTGCAGGAAATCCTCCGGTTATTGTGGATGAAACGGCAGATATAGAAAAAGCTGCAAAGGATATAGTGAGCGGAGCGGGATTTGATAATAATCTTCCGTGTATAGCCGAGAAAGAAGTATTGGTCTTGGAGAGTGCAGCTGACTATCTTATATTTAATATGCAGAAAGCAGGAGCATTTCACATTACAGACAGGGAAGACATAAAAAAGCTTGAGGACATTGTTTATAAAAATGGTGCGGTAAATAAAGAACTTATTGGAAAAGATGCCGGGTTTATACTGGGGAAAGCAGGGATAAAATGTGACTTTGATCCGGTTTTGATAACTTTGGAAACAGATATAAACCATATATTTGTCCGCAAAGAACTTATGATGCCTGTGCTGGCAGTAGTAAGACAGAAGAACTTTGACGAGGCGCTGAAAAATGCGGTTCATGTGGAACACGGACTGCGGCATACAGCAGTTATGCATTCCCAGAATGTAACCAGATTAAGTATCGCAGCACGTGAAATGCAGACTACGATTTTTGTGAAAAATGCTCCGTCATATGCAGCTCTGGGCTTTTTGGGTGAAGGCTATACGACATTTACTATAGCGGGTCCCACAGGTGAAGGGCTGACAAGTGCGAGAAATTTTACAAGAAAAAGAAGATGTGTACTGGGAGGAAGTTTTTCCATAAGATAAATAAAAGGAGGTAGAATATGGCGGTATTAAGTGCATTGGGAATGATAGAAACAAAAGGACTTGTAGCGGCAATAGAGGCGGCGGATGCAATGGTAAAAGCGGCTAATGTTACTTTGATCGGTAAAGAACATATAGGAGGAGGACTTGTAACAGTAATGGTAAGAGGAGACGTAGGAGCGGTGAAAGCTGCCACAGATGCAGGAGCCATGGCAGCAGAAAGAGTAGGCGAACTGGTATCTGTACACGTAATTCCAAGACCGCACGGAGAGATAGAAATGATACTGCCAAAATAAAAAGTAATTTACTCTTTTTGTAAGTAACAGGACATAAAGTTTTTAAATAGTTTTGCCCCTTGAAATCCGGCCTTTGAATGGTTTTAACTTGAAATTAAAAATAAAAGTGTTGACATTTGTGGAAAATGAGTTAAAATTATCTTGTAGGTTAGGAATTTCTGACAATGGAGTTGGAAAAAGAATAATGTGTGACTATTTGGATAATCTGCGAAAATAAAGAGCAAATTTTAGTTGTACTTATTTTTTTAGATAACCTTTTGAATTTTAGAAATGAAAATAGTTAATTTTAATAGAGCAAAGGGGCTCAGAAACTATATGTTTTTTGAGTTCCTTTTTATTTTTATGTGGTTTTTAAAAACTTTAAATAGGACTCAAGGTAAAAAAATAAAAATATTTTAGGAGGAAGAATTATGTCAACAATGAATGCGTTGGGAATGATTGAAACTAAAGGACTGGTTGCATCAATAGAAGCAGCAGATGCAATGGTAAAGGCAGCAAATGTTACTTTAATAGGGAAAGAGCACATAGGTGGCGGACTGGTAACAGTAATGGTAAGAGGAGACGTAGGAGCAGTAAAAGCAGCTACAGATGCAGGAGCAGCAGCAGCTGAAAGAGTAGGAGAACTGGTTTCTGTACACGTAATTCCAAGACCGCACGGAGAAATAGAAGCTATTTTACCTAAGTAATATTCTCTGACAGTGTAATTTTTGGAAAAACCAATAATGAGGTTATAATATGGATGAAAAAAAACAAAGGATGATACAGGAATATGTGCCTGGGAGACAGCTTACACTGGCACATATAATCGCAAGCCCGCAGAAGGAACTTGCCAAAAAAATAGGTCTTGACGGAAATAAGGTAAATGCCATAGGTATTCTTAC from Sebaldella sp. S0638 includes these protein-coding regions:
- a CDS encoding heme-binding protein: MYPEKEYEELIKKIKIKVKEELKKNNTREISGMNLYTAGKLADAAVEKAEKTGVNVSVAVMDVHGNLVLFYRMDDSVLAAIEVAVKKAYTSASLRIPSSEVLTGGFDKLVETMEGKIAAFGGGLPVKCNGVFIGAIGVSGGTAEEDIKIAEYAINAVFG
- a CDS encoding aldehyde dehydrogenase family protein, which encodes MLDGLQLEDIIKKVINDVKSEKDINITSKENTCGNGVFKNIETAVDRAYEAQQTYNSCTLEKRREIISSIRKELLKYIEEMAGKTVAETKMGKVKDKILKNKLAIEKTPGVEDLATEVFTGDDGLTLVELSAFGVLGSVTPVTNPTETVINNTIGAIAGGNSIVFCPHPSAQNICLWLIKKLNEIITNAGGPENLVTSAAEAKKENVDVLFSHERISLLVITGGTEIVKLALKSGKKVIGAGAGNPPVIVDETADIEKAAKDIVSGAGFDNNLPCIAEKEVLVLESAADYLIFNMQKAGAFHITDREDIKKLEDIVYKNGAVNKELIGKDAGFILGKAGIKCDFDPVLITLETDINHIFVRKELMMPVLAVVRQKNFDEALKNAVHVEHGLRHTAVMHSQNVTRLSIAAREMQTTIFVKNAPSYAALGFLGEGYTTFTIAGPTGEGLTSARNFTRKRRCVLGGSFSIR
- the eutM gene encoding ethanolamine utilization microcompartment protein EutM, with product MAVLSALGMIETKGLVAAIEAADAMVKAANVTLIGKEHIGGGLVTVMVRGDVGAVKAATDAGAMAAERVGELVSVHVIPRPHGEIEMILPK
- the eutM gene encoding ethanolamine utilization microcompartment protein EutM — protein: MSTMNALGMIETKGLVASIEAADAMVKAANVTLIGKEHIGGGLVTVMVRGDVGAVKAATDAGAAAAERVGELVSVHVIPRPHGEIEAILPK